The genomic DNA TGAATTCAGTGGCTATTTTCCGCTCATTGATATTTTGATTCACAACTCGCAGAAAACCAACTTGTTCACTCCATCATTATGAGTACTTAGCAAGTTTATCGCTGATATCAAACCCCGCAAAGAACCAACTTGCGTACTTTATCATTATAAGTACTTAGCAAGTTAATCGCTGATATCAAAACTTTCAAAGAACCATCTTGCGCACTCTAAATTAAAACAAGCACAGAAAAAAACTATCGCGCtcgaaatgaagaaaacaagaCACTTACAGAATCAACTTACGCATCTGAAGTTTAATATAAGAAAACTTGCAAACAAATCGCTGATATTAAAACGCGCATAGAAAACTAGTTATACGCACTGTTATAACAAAATATATCAATTTAATTGCTGACCTAATCCCGCCTACGGCATAGACATATTTTTGCCTCAAGCCGGAATGAATAGATTCCAGGCCTTGGATTCCGGatccttgtcagtggaacttgacTTCGGATTCTAATCGTTATtgagattccggattcctttagctgtattctggattccaaagccgaGGAATCCGGattaaacaagcaaaaattcccGAATTCGGGATGTCACAAGCAAATATCTCCCGGATTCCGAATTTCacgagcaaaaatttcctggattctggaAATCGGATTTCCTTACACGGAGCGACCTTTTGCTTGGCGCGGAATGACCTCGACGCGAGAGCAGGTGTCCCAGTATGTTAATTAGACTGCTGCTGATTTTCTATTCAATAGAAACTGATATCAATATTCAAAACATTGTTTCCTTTACACTCTCCTATCAATCACAAATCTCAGATATATATAACAGAGTATAATATTCCTTATCTTCTGCGGGGCATGTTAAACTTCGTCGCGTGATATTACCCTCTGTAATAGAGGCGTTTGGCCGGCTGAGGGTAAGAGCGTTTATCCCATCCGTTCAAAAATTGACAGTagaaaaaaaccttgaaatttAGATTTTCAACCATATCAACAGAAGCAAAGAAACATAAAAACTGCTCGAATATCTTCAACGGTATGTATGGTTAGATTATTACTTTCTAAACGGAAAGCTGTTTCCTTGAGGAAATTATGAAGGAAAGGATTACATGTATAAAACAGAGGCATTTAAGGGTTATgagctttttcttttatgtgCGCTTTGTCGAAAACACGATTCCTGATTTGAATTAATTTGTGACTGTGTAATTTGGTCCACGCTGTGTTTATTGTATGTTCTTGTTGTAAACTGCAAGAGACGTAAAACGTCGAATTAACTGAATTTCTTCCTTATCTGAAGAGAGTGCAACGACTCGTAGGGTTACGTGCGACGGGTTTCGGTTTAAAATATAGCGGATATTTAATAAGAATTCgacatttaaaaataattcttcaaGTTTAGCCAGAGAAACATCTTGCTCCAATGGCAAAATATCGTTCCGCGAATCAAATAGGTTAAAAATCTGCAATTTTAGTGGGTGATACATGTATTGGAGTGAGCAGAAAAACATACTGACATATTTAAGAAACCTTGGTATCGATCATCTCGATAGTACTGTTAAAAGCCGGTTCTCTTGagtatttctttcttttgtgtATTTACAGTAGTTATGAATATGAAGCTTTATAAAATATTAGTGAAACGCTAATCAGTGTACTGTTTTCGCCAACattcaaaaaacaaagaaaacaaaaatcacaGGAGCGGATGTCAGACTAGTATCAATTATGCCGCAATTATGGCTTGTGTAGTGATTGAAGTACGTATTGTATTACCCTTCTGTTAGCAGTCACTTAGCAGTCCCATGAACCATCGGTTACACTCGTTTACGCTTTTTAAACAAAGACGTGGTTCGCAATATCGAGCTGAAGATATgaagaaggtttttttttttttcaccgacaTCCAAGGAACCATGATTATCATCAAGCCgcagttttctttttacagcaAGTGTTTTCTTGTCGAGAATAACTGGAGTTAAGGGTGCGTTAAGAGATTTAGGTCATTTAGGAGGACTCTGACGAGTTATTTTCAATTTAAAGATTGAATAATCCTttacaagaaataaaactttCGTTTTCTCGGTCCATCTGAGCTTTTAAATATTCCTTTCATTATTTGCGAATGATGTGACCTTTGTGAAACTTTGCCTTACAGAGTTGATGACCATGTTGTTGAAGTTATGTTCTTTTTTCTCTCGCAGGTTCACAGTTTTCACTCTTCACTCGTTTTCTTCGACGGTTCTCAGAGTTCCCCTCAGTCAAATTTATATTCTTATACTTGACATAAGCAACAATTTTGCTGAGATGGCCTGGAACTCGCCAAAACGGGCCAACTTTAGTTTTGAGCGCAATGGACGTAAGGCTCAAATCATGAACCATGTTTGGTCTGGACCCAGGGAAATTCCATCTCCTTCATTTGTTAAGAGCGACACAACTAACTTAGGTAATATTTTCCATCGCTGTTGTTATAGAAATAAATTCGCTTAGCTTATTGACAATGACCTTATACGTTTCCATGGCTATCGTGTCGAAAACTCCATAACATGTATTCAACTTTACTTTGATAGAATCTGTTCTTTAATGTCCTCTTTGTAAACAGCAAATCCAAAGGTCGCAAAGCAACCAGTCGGTTAAGCTTTCCCACTATTTCCTATGACTGCAATTTTATAGTTTTGATTGGCGTGGGTTgggcggggagggggagggCAGATAAGAGGAGAAAAAAACGAAAGCCCTGGGTAAAGGGCGGGGGAGGGCAGataagaggagaaaaaaagaaaagccatGGTTAAAGGGCGGGGAGAGGGAACCTTCATTTTCTCTTTCCAATCCCCCTTTTTGTCCTTCCTTCTACACGTCTTTCAACTCAGACTACCGTGTTTTTTGACTGTAAATATAatctttttgttattttaaaatctGCAGTCACACCTGAAGAGTCAAAAAACTGCTTGAACGAAAACTCGAGAGGTCTCCTTAGAATATCAGCTACTGAGTTTGCACATTGTCGCCGCGGCATAACTAACCTTGGTTTCACTAACGAAGAGTGTGAATTCATAGCTTCGCGGCAGCGAGCTACGAACTATCTCTTCTACCTGTACAACGATAAAGGACAACCTGTGTCGAGAAAAGAGACGAGAAAAAGCTCAAGACATTTAAAATCAAGTCCGGAAAGCTCATGGCGTGTCAAAAGTGCTCCTGTAGAGACAGTTACAAAGGTTTTGATTGGCGATAAGCGCGTCTGTTCTTCAGCACTGACCAGAGAAAAGGCGAGAGTACgaaaaaaggtttcatttcGCAGTGCAAGCTTTGCACAGCGGCTGAATCAGACAACCATGGATGAGTCTCTAGGTACAATAATTGTTCGAAGCTTGAATCAACATTTGTCGCCATCAGAGCGTTTGGAACGTTATCTGCTAAGTTTACAAAGGGAAGGCTATCTAACAAGTGCACGGAAAGATCGGCGGAAAAACTTTGACACGCAATTAGGCAGAGAACTGACACACAAAGGAGTTATGAGTTTGAGATCAAAGTTCCTACCTCACCCTCCTGTGTACTTGTTTCAAAAGGGACAATGAAACATTTTCTAATAAAAGCTCACTTTCGGGTAAACCAGCGACCCTGGAGATTTTTATATTacagtacagtgaaacctgtattaagcggacaccctctctTAAGCGTACAGTAGCCGAAGGCCCAAAagttatttcccttatttactttaaatgaaacctttattaagaggacgcggacacctaaaaagtacctagaatagtcatttctattgttaccaacctgtattaaacggatacttgcaacatgccagacaccggaaatgcgaaagattgcctcgaatttCCACCCACAACTTTTTCggtttttacaataaaaaaacgtgacttgacgaacttatttgattggTTTCACTCcccgggggggcggggggggggggtactgccaaatatgggctatataggtatgtgccgctgtgaagggtatggttttcaggcagtttactctaggatagggtatataaatcagagtgtttgggtctagaatagggtatcatttttcaggaaaatgatcagttggttgaagattttatctagacaagggaaacagctactctaggataggggggatttggggagtttactctagtatagggtagcaaaattcagctgaactagctctggtataggttaagggttccagggtcccagcggcacatccccacccagaaattcctaaagtacccccccggagtttcactgtacagtattgttttctatttcgttttgtttgtatagagcttgtttcactcatctgatttcttcaaatttgagttgcaatctatgtttatgatcaattggtccactttgaaaaagaaattaatgcaaacgtatatcgtcaaAGTCTGGGGTATTCttaacgtttccactgttcatttgaatggcatttgacacctcatatgacgttatctatcgaaacctgtattaggcggacaccctgtattaagcgcaCAGTagagcattccccgagggtgtccgcttaatacaggtttcactgtattcaaATTAACGCCCCTTTCTATTCTTGGAAGTCCCGCATCCATGGCCTAATGACTCCCCATAAAAGGCCAGTTTTCAAAAGCAACGGACTTAACCAAAAAAACACTGACTTTATCACAATAACAAATACAGAAACACAATTACTGGTAAAATCAGTAGAGTCAACCGGTTTTACTGTACggacaatagggagcttaggaacggaccattagaaacgttatgggggggggggggtgaggaatttttgagccgcaggaatttgtttttcgttatcaaattccttgtatgaatatATTTcaggccgtagcatgaatatttttcagggttaattggcgtgcatgaatttttttcatttaattttcccttgcgcgaatattttttggTACTTCGCCCTACTTTCTCATGGTTTTGGGCGGCGCACgttaaccggaagtgaggccttctccctttttatatgcctcGACGCAAACAAATTTGTGTtgcaaagtttcttttctcttataaacaCGATTCTGAACTAAACCATAGCCTGTAAATCTGCAAATCGCAGAgtatttctggtcgtcgcttctctccctccggcGGGTGAAATTCGAGCCccaaaaaccggatgctctcgttGGCTAACTACTTTTCGACTTTCCTTTCATGGAAAGGAAGTAAACTGACGTAATTGTGCATTTCCCATGATTTTAAAGAAAGGACGTACACAAAAAAATGTAGAACATTCTAACGGATGAAGAACGGTGTGCGACAAACGCAGCCTGTAGACTTGCAGACAGGCAGATAAGCCAGGTAAACCTTGTTGTGAGATGCTTTGCATGTAACAGATTCCCTAACCGCACACCGCGAATGGAATGGGAAACCTTCTATCTAACGGAAGCAAAGACAGTCTGCAACCACAAGGATCGCTCGAAGAAGAAGGGCATAGTCGGCTACTGCAAGAACACACACACGAGCAAAATCCACAGCCAGACCTTGTCGAAAAACAGGAGCTGTATTATGAAGAGGAGCAGTATGAAGATGTTGAAAATTTAAAGGAAGAACTCAACACATCAACAAGTGATTCGTCTGATTCGTCAGATGAAAGAAAACACATAGAGGACACTGGGCTGGCAGAGAAGAAATCCTGGATTGATTTGGGTTACGTAACACCACCCAAAGAGGTTGAGTGTGAAAGTTTGGCAATATTAGATGCAGAGAATTACGATGGCTTTAAAGATTTGGATGTCAATATGGCTAGGCTTCATTTTCAACATGAGCTACCACCTGACTATAGAATCGTGGAAAGGATTGGACATGGAGCCTTTGGCTGCTGCTTCTTAGTTGAGAAGCAAACCGAACTTCTGCCACGTCTTGATAACCGTCACGTTGTCTTGAAAGTAGTTCGCGGTATGTTCCAACCTAGACATCCTGTACTCTTTTATAAAAGTTGCTCACTTTACACTATTATGATAAGCTTTAAAGCTGTGCCACTGATTCTTGAGAATCTGAAGTTCATTATAGGTATGCTCAAGTATCTACATACTAAACATGAAGAAGTCCATGGTGACCTTAATCCTGGCAACATGATGTACTTTTGGAGAGACTTGTCAAGGCAAATGTGGTCATGGGATCGCGCAGTGAAAAAGGACTTTTTAGAGACGGTGAAAAGATATGCTCGAGCCATTCAAATTCATGCTTTACATGACTTTTTAGCTCACTGGTTTGCTATGGAGGATGAACGAATTGACATAGGTGGAAAGATTGGAGAAGCTAAGATTGTTGTGAATCATCGACACCATGACCCACGCAATGCTACTTGGCAGATATCTGATGATTTGATTGGACTTATGAACTGGATAGTTATAAAAACTGGCTACAAAATGCGCAGCCATGCTACTCGAGGAATTGAGTATGAAATCTCTCTTGAGTCTTTGAAGGATCTGCATTTGCATATTATTGAATTATATAGAGACTTGagtaataaatatatttttagctatttaagAGCACCAGAGGAACCTTTTTCGTTTAAGCTAACCCCTGGCAAGTGTTATTTGGATGAGCTTTTAAAGGGAAAATTCTTGCATTTTGAGTCCTTCAAAGGGTCTTATTCTCTTGCGTCATCCACAGATATAGTTACTTCCTGTGTAAAATTAGAGTTCCTGGAAGTTATGCAAGCAGTACCAGTGAAGCTAGAATACCTTGGTCATGTGTTCTCTATGATTGCATCTGGCAAGGAAAAATATTGCGCCTCCTTGAATACAGCACTTAATCTCCTTACTAGTCCTAATCTGCATGGCGGCGCTATGTTTGTGATTGTTGACAAGGAACACAAGAAGGATCTGCAACTTTTGTCATTAGACAATGACTGTCTTCACAAGTTATGTCAAATAAAGGCTAACAGAGTacataacccattttttccacaCCTCCTACATGCCTTCTGCACACCTAATACATCAGATCGCTGGGAGCAGTCACTCCTTGAGGACCTTGCAGCAAATTCCGGAGACAGCTCATTAAAAACGTTACCAGAATTTGCAGCTTTGAAAATGCAACCGAAGGATGGTGCCTTTGTGCTTTCACACAGTGGTACAGTACTAGCTGCTACAGCGCAACTTAAGTTCCTCCCACAGCACTATCAACTTTGCAAAGCCGATGGGAAGCGTTTTGGTACCCGTCATGCTGCTGCATTAGCCACTGCTGAGTGGATGAGACTCAAGCATGTTGATGGCCTTGTCTTTGTGAGATGTGAAGCAGGCGAGGTGCGAATCATGTTGCCAAATGGGCAAACATTGTCTGAACAGCAAGAATACCCCTGGGTTACTGAGGATGGCCAGAAACTCCCTCAGGTACTATGCATTGAAGATAAAAAGAAGAACTAAAGCAGCTCAGCTTGCTACATTTTTGTCGGAAGTGATTCAATTACTTGTTAGTTGTAAATAAACTGGTATTTAAGTGTCAAAACATAAACACAGCTTTTGTTGGTTTTATTTTAACACAAAGGGTCAactgaccactccagaaaataccataacataccataatgctctttgtttgtcaccccaaaattttgcataagcattgttttcagtttctcttggggccattttaactcccaagagaaactgaagacaatgcttatgcaagaTTTTGGGgggacaaacaaagagcattatagtacattatggtattttctggagtggtcaattattTAAACAGAATTTAGCCCGCGTTTAACAAAACcacgttctaagccattttcagtttgcctaACACTTTTATCTAAGCACCACTTTTCATGAACAATTTGAATAAAGCATATAGTGTTGTCTGgaaaagcacttattttcttaaatcaaCCCCTTAAGAAGAATATCTggaggtccaatgatttcttaaaccgtGGCCTAAGTTAGATTTCGTTTAAAAAACTGACTCAAAATGTTATTGGTAATgaaagtataaaaaaaatttatttaaagttGTAGTAACATTGATCATCCTCTACTAAAATAAGTTGATGTGACTAACTCAAAGTGTTTCAAACGTATTTTATGTTTAAAATGCACCTCAAACCCATTCCAAACGATTCAAATTCCTCaattaagacaaaaatataGCATCTAGAGTACCAGAGTGTAAAATGAATTTCTTAGTTGTTATTTAGTATGTAAAGAGACAACAATAACATTAATGTTAATGGTGACTGGGTAACTTCAAAGAGAAACTTGGCAGCATGATCAAAGCATTGTATACAGCTGCTGTCATCTATTGCCATCTTGGTCTGTCTGTGGAATATTGGCAAACAGAATTCCCTCTTTTTGGCCtaaaaaatgaaagtaataaaattaaCTAGGGTACTTGCTGAGAACATTGAAAATATAATGTTGACTTAACATTGAATAAGagggttttttctttgttgttctaataaaacagctgtttaaacagtttttaatgCTTAAAAACACGTTTTGGCAGGTCAACTGTCATATTCAGTTTGAAatattgtaaaataaataaataaatattgtaaattgtattgcaaagttaaaataaattataataagaaGTACATAGAATACTAATAAAAATGAGGAAGGAAACTTtaacaacataataaagaaacaTGACAATATATGACTCAAAAGATTGTTAATAcggtcaagccaggtcaagcgtatcTGCAGGGTTCCATTTCACCAAAATCAGCATTTCAAGGCAAATTGGATCTGGGAGATTAGCACTGATATGCTCTGTTGACTCTTATGTTTGACCCAAGTCAAAATAAGAAGGATTTGGATGCAGTCATAATGACAGTCCTAATATCTCAGAGCCAGTTTGCCCTGAATTGCCAGTTATAGGCGAATAAGGCTTCCGGGGgtggggtactcccttatataagctatataggtatgtgccccCTTATCGGATATaatttttgcgccgttttggtcggAAATTTTTGAGGCAACTACGGGAATGTATGAACGTATTAATCGTGTCAATTCGAAATGAgtagaaagaaaaggaaatatgcgaattcgaaatggacttaaagaatttttttgtttggacTCTAATGtgagtaatgataacataatttctgcctaaagacGAGGTCAGAAAACGGGTATGAATTtcagaggtctggtctgaaaaacgggtgtggaaaattacattttttggtctgaaatagggtcaggatttggagaaccgggtgGCACACCTCCATTAAGAATTCCCAAGAGTACTTTCCCCCTAAGGGTACGGCTTAGATCTtgctctttcagaatatcccaaaaaatcccataaGTTTACTCTACAGTCATTTTCACTTACATTTCAATTAAATCTTTGTTTTTGGTAAATTCTGGTAAACAGCTCTAAAATTGAGGCAAAAATGGttttataaaaattttgttACAGCGTTTACCACTAACACGCGCCCTCGAATGGTTTTTTCTCTGTTGAAACCTGAGTTTTcgtggacgtcaatcaactgATTCCATGGTTTTCCCAAGGTTTTCTCACGTGCTCTGACAGAGAAGGTTCCCTTATCGCTGAATGAAGGGCGAAGACTTACCAGAATACGgcgttttaaattttatttatttcatcaaGATGAAGGATTACATTGTTAAAACAATGAGGTCTCTGCGAGCTGAGTGAAATAGCCGAAATAATCTCTATAGTTATTAAACGTAATGGTTTtcaggttgtttatttatttgattgtaTGAAATCACGGGAGCCGTGGACGAATTGCCAAGGAACACAAATTCAGTGAACAAATGATGTCACAAAGACAAGGGACAAAGGTTTCCTGTGAACGGAGGTGGTTTTCGAAAATGAACTTTGTTACCTGCAGATCTACTTATCATTTTTCATGTTATGATCGAATAGAATCCTAAACTAGCAAGAACTCAGACGAGTTGCGAGGGTGTATTGCCGAGAAAGCTTATGTGGTTGTAACTTACAGTGTTTAAATAAGTCGATAATTTGAGTTTCCTCCGGCATACACTCTACAAATTCGTACTCCTCGTAATCTTGACATGAAGCGGTGTCAGATCCTGTAGCAAAATATTGTAAAAACGGCTTtaaacgacgaaattttcctcCGAGTGCTCGAGAAACGGGGAAACAATCTTCTCTTGGCCAGTGCGTGAAAACCATGGTAacagttgattgacgtccaccaAATCCCAGGTTTGAACTGAAGACCCTTTGAGGGTGCGTGTTAGTGGTAACCACTgtaaaaaactgtaaaatggtTTAAACCAAGTGTTGAACTAGTAAAATATCATTAAGTCCTTATGAGACTCTTCCAAACAACAAAGCaaagttaaaacatttttcttgtcCATATTATTGAGGTGAGTGTTTGCAGCAGGAAAAATTTCTTAGAGCTGTATTGTTTATGGAACCTTCTTGTCTTATTCAtcaatttgaaaataataaattaacagAAGGTGTAAAGATTTGCTAGTAATATTATGAAATTTACTTAGgttgcgtgcaaacggacgcaacattattgaccaacaactcccaacattgttggatgttacatgttgcgtccgtttgcacaccctgttgcatgttgttggatgttgttgcgtgttgttgcgcaaagtttgaaaccggtcaaacttttagccccgtgcaaacggacgcaacattgttgggagttgttgcgccaGTTTGCACGTAGCCTAAgacctggttcagacgccgcacttttcatgtgccgaacctaactgaataagttcgactttggagcgacactggcgcgacatctgattcagacggcgtaccgtgtgtcgaacctaagttaagttcgacaaaagttcgacagactctgtcgaacttaacgcttttgccgcaccaaactaaaactgccgtaccaaattgattcagacgccgctcttttgccgtacttaattcatcagttaggttcggcacatgagtggagcggcgtctgaactgggccttaaaCAACAATTTATTCATATAATGGTAAACATTTGTTGCTTAACAGTTGTaatttatattattaaaaacgGGACATAGAGTCCCCTAAAAACGTCTGTGTGTCGTTCGTTAGGGGCGCCAACGGTTGCTTGACATCTGTCAATTAGtaggattttaattgaaacGTCATTTATTTTTAAGGTTCTTTTTTCGCACTTAAGAGGACATCGCTTCCAACcgcaaaaaaggtaccttttttgctcttttaatAGGAACGTTTCTAAACCgcaaaaaggtacctttttcgcgcttttgaAGAGATCGcttcaaactgaaaaaaggtacctttttcgcgctttaaagttttgtttggtaaagTGAGAAATGGATGAAAAGCGGACAATATTGACGTTAAAATATTTTCACCCGAGAGCTTAAAATACCCGCCTTTCTTTTctaaaaaggtaccttttttaacttttcacctGATCGACTAGCtttaacaaaaaaggtaacaattttgcatgttgttctatgaaaaataaatgCAGAAAGTTAATATTTCTGCTCTTTTCAAGTAGCAGAgttgatctttttgtaaaaaaggagaattgccggaacctttcactgatttatCCCCTGACCAGTCTCACCTGACCTTACCGCGGACTctggtgtcgacccatcgaggtcgagtattttttgaagttatccgctgacaagttactagttttaaaaggatcgcaggctcaagtttattttttataattaaTCTAAAAtaagttgtgtttatgtcactatggccctgcactattaagattttgatttcaaactgacctcagacgcgaAAATTCTACCATTTATTTAACAATACAGGCGAGGAAGACcctttcttaccatggtcacgctctacgttcAATTTTTtggctctgattggtcaaaatttgacagatgagatcatgcggaaaatttatgcagcatcttgaaacttgtttactttgacagctgaggctgacagagttttttgtcaacttgtgatgtttttaactgtctttttccactgagtgtacaaaatgaaatacagctgctatcaagagacTTCTGTTATttatggctggtttgtttactgggtttttggttgagaactgcgtcgcttgtcaaagtcggaaatccgatttcggatgacatcgttttcatttttcaccttgcttgatgcgtaagagggtttaaaaatctcaagcgattctggccttacttgatagctttcaggagctgcaaatgagtaattattgtatctgacgtttgttttttatatctaatttcatgaagccgagcacagtttatgcggcaagtttatgcacgtttgtaagatttgagtcaatgatctgacctagtatcagactcaggatttttagagacactttaatacttgtcttcgtgaatgaaaattgttatctctgtaaatggttcaccgaattatatttcttttattgattgttagtagtttttcttgtaattttaatcgctgtgccgtttgttttcagttgttcatGAACaccgcttgcaggagtactcataatgccgcgcgtatcaaacgctttttaagattacacatctgattacacatcgttataaaaccattaaataaaaaaataaacataataagttctttattatgttgaagcgtaactctactaatattcattcaaacactGTACAGcagctcgcactgcaaatttggagcttgtcaaaagtgagagcCGGCTGGCCgtgtaggtgattttggaaatgttttgaacGGTTTCACTAagagcccacgattgatcgtcctgactattgactgagtgcaatttgtcttgaaaaattgtgaaatagtgcattctgtccgaggtctgtatgataaacaGTACTGTTTCaactcagatgtgatgtatcaAAAGTAttaaaggttggtttacacaccctcagatttgttggcaagattttgtaacgtaaacttgtcgaacgcaaaaaatccggcctgatttgttttccaggcctaatctactgcgatcaagagccattacagctcttgaatgtgatcgaagatgattgctgtttttttgggtgtacatacaaggctatcaactcgatgtaagatgtttcactctaaaatcactaagcctttccctcaaaagtcacatgaatgtgcccttaagttaactgatttgtggattacaagcttattgtttgatttaaattattaatttattaatgggagcttcgcttttaaccctggctaaatctatatattactagtaataaccaaaggttacggagtgtgGGCGACGACGATCTAAGGtcaaacgct from Porites lutea chromosome 6, jaPorLute2.1, whole genome shotgun sequence includes the following:
- the LOC140941978 gene encoding uncharacterized protein, producing MTLYTTVFFDCKYNLFVILKSAVTPEESKNCLNENSRGLLRISATEFAHCRRGITNLGFTNEECEFIASRQRATNYLFYLYNDKGQPVSRKETRKSSRHLKSSPESSWRVKSAPVETVTKVLIGDKRVCSSALTREKARVRKKVSFRSASFAQRLNQTTMDESLGTIIVRSLNQHLSPSERLERYLLSLQREGYLTSARKDRRKNFDTQLGRELTHKGVMSLRSKFLPHPPVYLFQKGQ